The Nicotiana sylvestris chromosome 6, ASM39365v2, whole genome shotgun sequence genomic sequence ATAAAATATATGGAAGTcccaattaaaaaagaaaagtagaagaaCCTTTAAACTTTTGCCTTGCTTTAGCTTTCCAAAATTATGGATTACCTTTAAATAGCAGACTTATGGTGTGGGGTTTGAGCACTGGTTTAACCATTCTGGGATATAATAATTGTGGCCAACTACATTTTAGGCCTGGTATAAGAATTAAATCTTGTTGAGAAACAGTTGAATTTCTCTTAATGTTCAACAAAGCATACTCCAAGCAAGATGGATAAGTTTAGTTCCTCCAACACGACCATTGAACGAAAGTTATTCAACAAATTTGATCGATAACAGCATAAAGCATAAAAGATTTGATTGGTTTGACTTGCAATTGCTTCACCTAATGCAGAATATGAAAAGTGACCTAATTCAAGGGATGATCTTGCAATTAAAGGAAAAGTGTAAAATTGAATGGTTAGATTCAGATTCATGAAAACAGGACGTAGAAACATGCGGAGCCTGTTGTAAGAAATAATGATAGCAATGAATTTGACGTGACCAGTAAGTGGAGAGATAAAGAAATTGTTGCAGAGACTTCATTCTCCCTTGTTGTACGCCCTACAAGGATCACATGCTCTGGCTGGACAAATTTAGTCTTTTTCCCCTTAGTTCTTTTCTTTACTTTTACTTGGCCGTCCTCTATTAGACCAGTACAACTAGGACAAAAAAAACTGAATGTCTATGGCCAGTCGGAAAGAGGGGATCCAAAACTTAAGTTGCCTTCCAAAATGGTATTAAAGGATCTATCAATTATTTAATCATATCATAATTCATTGCATGAATGTTTAATTTCCTACTTGTTTTCTCTTCGTTAGAAAACTAGAACCCCTGAGGAGACTAGGGAGTCCTTGCAGCTTTGGCTTCCGAAGGAAGAATGGGTGCCTATCAATCCTCTCTTGGTATGTACACGATCTATCTTCATTGCTGGCATAAATTATAGCTACTTATATAAATTCTCCATCGTTGTAATGCAAAGCTACCAAACTGGTGGAGATTCTTGCATGGTTCTTTTTCATCTTATCTCAACGTAAGTGGATGCACAGTATTTGGTGAAAGTTTCTTCGAAGCAGCACGTATAGACATTAACAAGAGTGCTGCTCATAGAACATAGAACAAGGTGTCTGACTAGGGAATGTATCTTGATAGCTCAAAAAGCTCAACATATTTGCTTGAATTGATTCCACAAAAGTGGGAAGTTGAGGAACTAACAATCTCAAGACTCTACATCTCTTCTTTGTTGAAACTTTTCAGCATCTGAATCCAGAAGACTATTGCTATAGTTACACCAAAGTAGACGATTAGCTTTTATATATTAAACTATTTCTGTTTTTAGGTTCCCCTGCAAATCACTTTTTTTTGGCCCAGTTAACATAGTTCTATTGATCTTAAAAACAGGTAGGGTTTGGACAGACCATATGTACTCCTTTAAGACCACGTTGTGCAATCTGTGCGGTAAGTGATCTCTGCCCATCCGCATTCAAAGAGGCGTCAAGCCCATCTTCCACTCCCAAAAAGTGACATGATGGATTTTAACAAGTTTAGCGGTGAGGATACAGTTTTTTGAGTCGTTTCTCCCAAAACATTTTCACTTGGGATTTAACGATAGAAAATCCTTTGTGCTTTTAGCTCATATTTTGTACCTGCCATATAAACAGTCTATGCTTTTTTCTTCCTTCTTGGTGGAATGGGAAGGAAAGTTATTGGTTTTGTTTTGATGGGAGACTGTGAAGAAGTTGACAAACTGGCAAAGTACACATTGTAGCATTTAGATCATTTTGTACAGTTCAGTTCACTATCCTACACTCCACAACGGGTGTAAGAACAGATACTCATATGAGATTAAGGGAAAGTTATTCCATGATATCAGTATTTTGGATTGATACTATTTGCCTCTTCAAAATGTGGAGGAGCAATGTATTCCAAACGTATATCCTTCTACCAGCATTTcattcaatttcttttctttctattgtGTGGAGGGTAAGAATCGAATGGTTATTCTGGAGATGTTGATGAAGATTATCTCAGTTTGGCACATTGGGACAAGGATTATCACGGAGGTTAAAAGTCATATATTAGCATGCACCATATTCACCATATCACGTCCCTTATCATAGTTTTGATAAAACTTGTAGGAGAATTTATTTTTTGGAAGACAATATTTCTCAACTTACTCTGTTAATCAGCTGACTAATAACTACGTGGATGCGAACTAGCTGAAACGACTATACTTTTATTTTCATCGCTTAAACAAACTACTATAATGAAGCAGAGGTGGATCCAGGATTTCAAGAGGACGGGTGCATTATTGTGAAAAGGTGGATCTAGAATTTATATTTGACGTGTTTAGCTTTAGTCTCTTACCATGAACCTACTATACTTTTGAAATTAAAGGTTCAAAATtatattctttttaaaaaatttgtGATTTTAATGAATATATTTATACTCCGTGCTGAAATGTGAGATTTGAACCGCCAATTTCACTCGTAGAGGTGCACTCAATAATTATTGCACCATAGGAGTCTTTGAGCATAGGTGCTTGCAGAtatatttaagtaattttgaaGTGATGTAACATTGTTGTACATGGTTTAGAGAGGAGTATGGGTTCGCGTGAACCCATATCCTAAGACATAGTCAATTGAAAATTATTTTTGCATCCACGATGTAATTTGTCAACGTGATTCTAGATACTGCCCATACACATGTCAAAGGATCAGAAAGAAAATTGAAGTGAGCTGATCTGTGGCTGTCTTATAGCATTAAAGTGATAATGAGCTGTATTCTCCAACTTTTCAGGCTCAGGTTGTCACATTTTCGTTCCGTTTGATAAATTACAAAAATGAAATCCAAGTCTGAGTACAACACTACCCCCACAGGAATATATCCTCATTAAAGTAGAACTACTAAACTTTTAAACTAACTCAAGAAGTTGCTAAAATTGCACATGTTACCAGCCTTCCTCTGGTATATTGGAAGTCACCCACACCATAAATAAGCAATGCATCCAAACTTGAGGAATAGACCAGGCCCAAACTTAAGACAGTAACACAAAACTGGCAATAAGAAATCGGGCGCAGTTTTTCCAGTTCTTCGTGTCATTCAGTTATTTCCCAGCAGATGTGTCCGACGTGACTTCTTCAGTGAATTAGATAACGGGAATCTGTATATTCGTACAACATCATTGCAATATTACTACAAGTTATCCTGCATGCTTAAATCAGCCAACCTATCAGTATTCTGGCATTTAGCTGATTGAACAGGAATAGTGCTTTTGCGCCAATTCCAATAGTTTATTCTCATTGGATCAGCATGTTCCAAGATGGAACAAATTCTCTTCGCCAAGGGTAAATCCGGAGAGCATGACTGTGGAGTAAGAACATCTACTGCACTTTTTAATTCTTCCCTTGGTTCAAAACCATGACTGAGAAGATCCAACAGCAAGCTCAGAGCATGCACATGATTATTTTTGGAGGTTAAAACATCCAAAAGCACCGATGCTACTTGAGAATCCTCAACTAGAGATTGTGTATCATTCTTGTAAAGACCACGAAGATACCTCCAAGGACTTTCATTCTCCGGACTAGCTCTGAGGGCTTGAACTGTGTAATTCACTTCTAATTCCCTCATTGCCGCTAGGCCCCCTAATAGAGGTGATCGTGTCACAACAAAGTATCTCTACAAGAAACAAAGTAAAGTGAGAAGCTACACTACCTTCACAAAGGAATTTTTACCCTTTTAACTTTTTAAAGTTAATAGTCATAAAACATTTGTTAGAGATGAGCTCCTTTTGAAAATGTCAGGGGGTACTGATATCAGTTAGGAGTTTTAGAATAACTAAAGCAAAAAAGGAATGGAACTTTTACAGCTAATTGTTGCTTGAGAGTCGAGACTAAAATGAGTGAACACCGTCAAATAGAAGCAGCACTACTCAGTTGCTGTGCGTTTCTCCTAGCTGCTATATAATAAGTAAACATGGTAATGAGTCTCATGCACACTTCTTTATGCATCCTTTAGCAAATGAACTTGACGGAGGTTATTTGCAAATATGGAGACTTATATGTCAACCCTAGAAGTCCTTTCTCATTAAAATTTCATGGGTTTGGGACAATGAAGAAGTAGAAGCTTTATGGAAGAGTATTATGCTTGTTCTGTGCTGTATTTTGGGTACCACTAGAGGATTCCAGCACAGACTCCGCGTCCAGCTTTAGATTGAGAAAAATCCATTTCTTGCCATCTTATCGTTTTCAGGCATACTTTTAACAAAGCTCCCAAGGGAGTGGTATATGCTTCTTGTTTGGAGATTTTTTTGTTTATACCTTCTGATTCTGTCAGTTGAGGACATCTTGTTCCTCTCAGTCCTTTTCTTTTACTATCAAAGAATTATTTATTCTCATAAAAAACGGAAAAGAAGTTCAATCATTACCTGATTCCAAGCAGAATTGTTGTAAATATCATCTTCGAGGAGTTGTTGACAATAGGCAAGCTCATTTTCCCATCCGCCAAGAGCTTGAAGGACCCACTTCATAAATAGGAAAAAAGAAGATCAGTATTCTGGTTTGCTAAcgagaaacaacaacaacaacaacaacaacaacaacccagtaaaatcccacaagtggggtctggggagggtagagtgtacgcagactaAAAAGtaggatagagaggctgtttccgaaagaccctcggctcgagaagaagaaaaataaacaatAGACAATACTAAAAAGTAGGATCCAAACTCATTTTTCGCAGGTTCCAGGTTAGATCACAGAACTGTAAGATTATCCCAAGAATAGATAAAACTAATTAATCCCTTTGTCTGTGCTTTTATCATCTTGATTTGACTGGAAATCGACTTTAAAGGTATAGTTGAAATTGTATAGGTAAGCAGCACAAAGTTTTGGAGTGTATATCCCTATTGTTTATGCTTTTATAGGTAGTGTGTTGTTAAAGGCTCATGTAAAGCGCTGAAACAATGACTATGTACAGTGCAAGTTGACGTTTCGTCTCTGACGCTATAATGCAGCACCAAGGCGCTAAGGCAGCCACCTCTGGCTCTTGAAGATAGCGACACTACTCAATATACATAGCTGCCAAGTGAGATATTAATTGTCAAAGAAATGAACTGAATAATTTGCGATGTAACTCGGAAAAGGAAACAAGGaattctttctttttctgataAAAGTAGTGATATTCAGGCTAGCTTGTGCATACTTCGACTATTCCACCAGATACCTACTATCTCCCACCAGCAAAAGTACTGAGTAACTCTATCCCCAAGGCATAGACAGATAGGAAGAGTCATCTAGAGGGACTTAAACCCTGGTCTCCAAGATTTAGAgccacttcattgaccactaggtCACTCTtaggtaaagaaaataaggaacttAACACAAGAAAACCAGTTCTATTGCCAAATCAAAAACTTTAAATTTTCTTCTTTGCATATGAATTAGAAATTCAAAAAGATTATTGAACTTGATTTACTGTTACTTCATATATTTTAAATTGTATCATTCATAAGATTATATCTAAGGTGCTTTCCAATAGACTAAAGTACGTATTGGATGTGACAGTATCTACTTCACAGAATGCTTTTGTGGATGGAAGACATATTCTAGATGCAGCACTAGTGGTTGAAGTGGTTGACTCGAGAAGGAAGCTAGGAGAAACGGGGATATTGTGTAAACTGGACCTTAAGAAGGCCTACAATTATGTTAATTGAGAGTTCCTTGATTTCAATATGTTGAGGATGGGATTTGGTGCAAGATGGAGGAAATGGATCGAGATTTGCATTTCAACAACCAGGTTCTCTGTTCTTATGAATGGTAATCCATGTGGTTTCTTTGGTAGCTCGAGAAGGATGAGACATGGCGACTCGTTATCCCCTATGTTGTTCATTTTAGTGATGGAAGTGTTGAGAAGGATGATGGTCAGGGCTGGGACTGGGTTACttaggctttttttttttttttttttgcagtgaTTGGTGGTCAAAGTATTGTGAGGGTGTCTCATCTTTTGTTTGTGGATGATACTTTAGTGTTTGTGATGCTGACAAAGCACAATTGTTCATCTGAGACAAGTGTTGACTTGGTTTCAGGTAGTGTAAGGGGTAGAGATCAACCTCAAAAAATGCGAAATTATCCCAGTGAGCAAGGTTGAGAATATAGAGGTCCTAGCGCAAGTGATGAATTGTAAGATTGGGGATCTTCCTTCAACTTATCTGGGACTACCGCTGGGAGCATCTAATAACGACCTAGCAGTTTGGAACCCGGTGACAGAGAGGGTAGAAAAGAGGCTTGCAAGTTGGCAAAGGAGATATTTATCTAAAGGGGGGAAGGAAGTGTTAATTAAGAGTGCTCTGCCGAGCATCTCCACGTATTTTATGTCTTCGTTACACGCTCCACCTAGCGTAATACGAAAGTTGGAAAAACCTCAGAGGGACTTCTAAGGCATAGCTCAAGTGGGGAGATGAAGTTTCACTTAGGTAATTGGGAGTCTGTTACTAAGTGTTGGGGTGAGCTGGAGACAAAAGATCTAAGTTTTCAACAAGGAGTTACTAGCAAAGTGGTTATGGAGATTCCGGGTACAGGTGGATGCTCTTTGAAAGGGGTGATTGTGGAGAAGTACGGGGTTTTGGAAGGGGGTGGAGCACTAAAAATGCTTCACTTCCCTATGGGTGCGGTTTATGGAGGATATTATAAAGGGATAGGAAGAGTTTGATGAGAACATTTCATCAGAGTGGGGGATGGGAGAATAAGCTTTTGGGAGCATAGGTGGTGCAGGGACAACATTTGAGAATCACATAACCGAACCTGTACAATATTCCTGTAACACTCCCCAAATTTATAAAAGATTCGAGACACGCTAACTATAGAACTAATTTATTactattgttattatttttatattgcctatagtgatatatatatatatatatatatatatatataattggttaTACAATTAAGAAAATGTTAAtagttttaatattattaaatttaaaaaaaaaaaaggtatcaTTAGTTAttagtaattaaaaaaaaaaaggaaaaaaggctTAAAAGCCCATAAGAAGGGATGTTGGAAACAAAAGCCTCCAAACCTTAAAAGAGAGGCAGAACGTTATCAGAATGACGGAAAGCAAAagctaaaaaaaaaataaaaaaaaatagaatcgTTCGCTCACGAAACAGAGACTTCGTTTATCACACAGGCAACGGAAAAATCTAGGGTTTCTTACAAATCACTaattcttgaactcaggtatGTAAAATCCCCTGTTGTCAATTACTCTACAATAGTAATAGGTAAGAATAgaatagttaattcccttctCCCTCTATATCAACAATAGATTTCATATTTAGGTGTAgtactttaaaattgattaaaatacaCTGATTGTTGTAGAAACGATTGTTTGACGGGTATAAATTGGACTGGAGTCTACGTATTGGCCCAAGGAgtattgaggtgagttgatataaccctttactaaagtggtttaactcacaaaagcacgcatacaaggtgtttgatgaattgcttaaaagagtatctttatttaattagagcgagtgagtacccattaatttagaattgttctagcaaaagtttagatgatcTATTATGCTATATGTgcttaaattttcagatttttgtgttattcttatatgctattttcatgttgaagattatgaagaagaaagagtctttagaaatatttttatatgtttatttcattcttatgtcatgctttacatttaagggcaccaatatgagcatgtacataatgttctataaagaaaagatttagacttgaaaaagtCACAaggaagaagttttagaaagaaaaaatttttggggagtatccgttattctgagaaggggtcatcgtccaggccgagggtcctgaccaaggcgttgacttcctgaaactacttgtgccaaagtagggagcacacgagccgagggtctcgttgctgagaatttacttagtcatgctaaggtatgatacatgagcgctgagaaccatgaagcgagtggcacctcgtggattggacctattcgatcaggttgggatcgaacccgtgccgatcacacggtgactgagacagaattaagtcaggatagttggaactcccaaagtataaagtgaagtattttttttaaagaaagaaaaagaaaagaatttcttttagaatattcataaattgctattatgcaattattttagaatta encodes the following:
- the LOC104230207 gene encoding protein farnesyltransferase/geranylgeranyltransferase type-1 subunit alpha, with the translated sequence MDTGEDKRTRIPFKERPEWADVKPVPQDDGPCPVVPIAYTEDFSETMDYFRAIYLDDERSPRALQLTAEAIPLNPGNYTVWQFRRVVLEALGVDLHEELKFVDRIAGENTKNYQIWHHRRWLAEKLRADAVTNELEFTKKIFSQDAKNYHAWSHRQWVLQALGGWENELAYCQQLLEDDIYNNSAWNQRYFVVTRSPLLGGLAAMRELEVNYTVQALRASPENESPWRYLRGLYKNDTQSLVEDSQVASVLLDVLTSKNNHVHALSLLLDLLSHGFEPREELKSAVDVLTPQSCSPDLPLAKRICSILEHADPMRINYWNWRKSTIPVQSAKCQNTDRLADLSMQDNL